From Rhodohalobacter mucosus:
AATGGGAGCATCCGGATCTTTATTGATGGCTACGACAACCTTGCTGTTTGCCATACCCGCCACATGCTGGATAGCGCCTGAAATGCCTACGCCGATATAAAGCTGCGGGGATACCACCTTTCCGGTCTGACCGATCTGGAGGCTTGGATCGTACGCACCGGCCTCGGTAAGAGCTCTTGATGCTCCGATTCCGGCATTCAGAACCGAAGCCAGCTCGGAAATCAGTTCACGGCCCTCTTCGTCTTTTACACCGCGTCCGGCGGCAACAACGGCTTCAGCTTCATTCAGGTCAATACGATCGGATGACGCGGAGATAATTTCGCGCAGCGTAATTTTAAGATCATCGTCACTGAACGAAAAGGGGATGGAGGTAATTTCCGGATTTGTTTCATTCTCAGCAACATCGTAAGAGCCCGATCGCACGGAGATAAAAACAGGGCTTCCGGTAGCTTCTACGGCGGAAATGATTTTGGATGCCATTACGGGACGCTTGCCCTTTACACCCCCATCAGAAAGTTCAAATTCTGACATGTCGGGAAGAGCTGCTGCCTTCTTATTCGCAGCGAGAGCTCCCAGAATGTCTTTCGACCCTTCCGTCGATGCAAAAGCGACAACGCTGGGCTGGATTTCTTCCACCGCTTTCGACATGGCCCTCAGGAGAGGAGTGTTCAGGTGGTTTTTAAATATGGGGTCTTCGATCGTGTAGATCGCGGATGGTCCGTATTGTTTAAGTTCATCGGCGATTCCGGAGACGGAATCTGAGATTACAATGGCAGCAGATGTGCCGCCATGCTTTTCTGCAAGCTGGTTGCAGCGCGATAAAACCTCAAGCGATGAACGTTTAATTTTTCCGTCGTTTACAGAGATGTAGGTAAGCAGTTGAGTACTCATGAAAATTCTTTTTCAGGTATGGTATGGTTATTCGAATGTTATTGCTGAAATCAGATTACGTTGGCTTCGGTATCCAGCAGACGGGCTACTTCCCGTGCGATATCTTCAGGTTCCCCTTCAAACTTTTTGCCGGGCTCCCGTTCTGGTTTTTCTTCATATGCCAGAATAGTGGTTTTGGCACCTGCTTCAGAGGCAGATCCGCTGAGATCGGATATGGCAATGGTATCCACAGGCTTTCTTTTAGACTGCATAATACCCTTAAGACTGGGAATTCGGGGATCGTTCATGTCGTTCGAGCAGGTAACAAGTCCGGGTGATGGCAGTTCAATCATCTCCTGTCCTGTATCGCCCTGTCGTTTAACAACCAGGGATTCTCCGTTCGCTACCAGACCCACCGCGTTTGTGGTATATGGCAGATTCAGCATTTCTGCCAGCATGGATCCGGTTAAACCGGCATCGGTATCCTGGCTCTGTTTGCCGCACGATATGTAATCA
This genomic window contains:
- a CDS encoding electron transfer flavoprotein subunit alpha/FixB family protein; protein product: MSTQLLTYISVNDGKIKRSSLEVLSRCNQLAEKHGGTSAAIVISDSVSGIADELKQYGPSAIYTIEDPIFKNHLNTPLLRAMSKAVEEIQPSVVAFASTEGSKDILGALAANKKAAALPDMSEFELSDGGVKGKRPVMASKIISAVEATGSPVFISVRSGSYDVAENETNPEITSIPFSFSDDDLKITLREIISASSDRIDLNEAEAVVAAGRGVKDEEGRELISELASVLNAGIGASRALTEAGAYDPSLQIGQTGKVVSPQLYIGVGISGAIQHVAGMANSKVVVAINKDPDAPIFDIADYGLVGDLYKVLPPFIEELKKVKSEK
- a CDS encoding electron transfer flavoprotein subunit beta/FixA family protein → MKFYVCIKQVPDVNAPLQIKEGHLIQDSDRNILNAYDASAVEEALVLTEKHGGEVEVVLIGSEKAKETLRKALAMGAHKGTHILSDADETYDSYGYAQILAAFFKDKEYDYISCGKQSQDTDAGLTGSMLAEMLNLPYTTNAVGLVANGESLVVKRQGDTGQEMIELPSPGLVTCSNDMNDPRIPSLKGIMQSKRKPVDTIAISDLSGSASEAGAKTTILAYEEKPEREPGKKFEGEPEDIAREVARLLDTEANVI